The Thermoplasmata archaeon genome has a segment encoding these proteins:
- a CDS encoding adenylate kinase has protein sequence MNLIMLGAPGAGKGTQAQKLATKLGIPQISTGDMLRQAVAEKTGLGMEAKKYMDAGKLVPDEIVVGIVKERLQKSDCKSGFILDGFPRTLEQAKALDKIAVIDYVVNIDVPEEILVERITGRRSCKKCGAVYHVKYNPPKVLNKCDSCGEPLYQRDDDKEETVRKRLETYRSQTKVLIDYYAGQNKLVNIDGHREIEAIFRDILTKLGVE, from the coding sequence ATGAACCTCATAATGCTTGGTGCACCAGGTGCAGGTAAAGGAACGCAAGCCCAGAAACTTGCTACTAAGTTGGGAATACCACAAATCTCTACTGGAGACATGCTTAGACAAGCAGTGGCTGAAAAAACGGGACTTGGGATGGAAGCTAAGAAATACATGGATGCAGGAAAGCTTGTGCCTGATGAGATTGTTGTTGGAATTGTGAAGGAACGCCTTCAAAAGTCAGACTGTAAAAGCGGGTTTATTTTGGATGGGTTTCCAAGAACACTTGAGCAGGCAAAAGCCCTTGATAAAATTGCGGTGATTGACTATGTGGTAAACATTGATGTGCCAGAGGAAATTCTGGTGGAACGGATTACTGGGAGACGGTCCTGCAAAAAGTGTGGTGCTGTTTACCATGTCAAATACAATCCCCCTAAGGTTCTGAATAAATGCGACAGTTGTGGAGAACCTCTTTACCAGAGAGATGACGACAAAGAGGAGACAGTTCGGAAGAGGCTAGAGACCTATCGAAGCCAAACGAAAGTGCTTATAGATTATTATGCTGGCCAAAACAAACTTGTAAACATTGATGGTCACAGAGAAATTGAAGCAATATTCAGAGATATTCTAACAAAACTCGGAGTGGAGTGA
- a CDS encoding HAD family hydrolase, translated as MGIQAVLFDCDGTILDSRNTIRRCVNATVKAFGFPEFSDDEFKTFYGCTLHEILRKRTEKIDEMVEHYRNLMLSTFAQDTRVFPQILPVLNYLKGAGVPMGVLTMRSSEITEKILSHFGLLLYFQAVYGCDNTKNPKPSPDAVVEFASQVNVPVWQVGIVGDTKFDILTAKNAGAIGIGVLWGSGSMADLLAAGADYLVPDGNALIEVIKTEIGRKSDTLPSIV; from the coding sequence ATGGGTATCCAAGCGGTTCTCTTCGATTGCGATGGAACAATCTTAGACAGTAGGAACACTATCAGGCGTTGCGTGAATGCCACTGTGAAAGCATTTGGATTCCCAGAATTCTCAGATGATGAATTTAAAACATTCTATGGGTGCACATTGCATGAGATTTTGAGAAAACGGACAGAGAAGATAGATGAGATGGTTGAACACTACAGAAACCTGATGCTTTCTACCTTTGCACAGGACACGCGGGTTTTTCCCCAAATCCTCCCAGTGCTCAACTACCTGAAAGGTGCAGGTGTTCCAATGGGCGTCCTTACGATGCGCAGCTCAGAAATCACAGAAAAAATTCTCTCCCACTTTGGACTCCTGCTCTACTTTCAGGCGGTTTATGGCTGTGATAACACAAAAAATCCAAAACCATCTCCTGATGCAGTTGTGGAGTTTGCAAGCCAGGTTAATGTGCCGGTCTGGCAGGTCGGAATTGTTGGCGATACCAAGTTCGACATTCTCACAGCCAAAAATGCAGGTGCAATAGGAATTGGAGTGCTGTGGGGCTCTGGGAGTATGGCGGACCTTTTGGCTGCGGGTGCAGATTATCTGGTACCTGATGGCAATGCCCTGATTGAGGTCATAAAGACGGAGATTGGTAGGAAGAGCGATACTCTGCCTTCTATCGTATAA